In Myxococcus stipitatus, the following are encoded in one genomic region:
- a CDS encoding RDD family protein — protein sequence MSAPRERVFMAASRGGGRALRLVVEDAEPGSPYPKASLWLRLGARIVDVAVAWGLYVVCGAAGSVVALLFLLLADGMIQGQSVGKRIFGVKVMHLPTRSAARHRDSTLRNAPLALIVLLGMMPAPLGAVAAAAGLVVIGGIEAWRVVRDPLGWRLGDTWAQTQVVDGKVVAGATVAARDPVAHQRAPGRLMSAAKVRRGRSLKKRRGLSCASR from the coding sequence GTGAGCGCGCCCCGCGAGCGAGTCTTCATGGCGGCCAGCCGGGGCGGTGGGCGTGCGTTGCGGCTGGTGGTGGAGGACGCCGAGCCGGGCTCGCCCTATCCGAAGGCTTCGCTGTGGTTGCGGCTGGGCGCGCGCATCGTCGACGTGGCGGTGGCGTGGGGACTGTACGTGGTGTGTGGCGCGGCGGGTTCGGTCGTCGCGCTGCTGTTCCTGCTGCTCGCGGACGGGATGATTCAAGGGCAGAGCGTGGGCAAGCGCATCTTCGGCGTGAAGGTGATGCACCTGCCCACGCGCTCGGCGGCGCGGCACCGCGACAGCACGCTTCGCAACGCGCCGCTGGCGCTCATCGTGCTGCTGGGAATGATGCCGGCGCCGCTGGGCGCGGTGGCGGCGGCCGCGGGGCTCGTGGTGATTGGCGGCATCGAGGCGTGGCGCGTGGTGAGGGACCCGCTTGGTTGGCGGCTCGGCGACACGTGGGCGCAGACGCAAGTCGTGGATGGGAAGGTTGTGGCCGGCGCAACCGTTGCAGCTCGCGACCCCGTGGCGCACCAACGTGCTCCGGGGCGGCTCATGTCCGCGGCGAAGGTCCGCCGCGGTCGTTCGTTGAAGAAGAGAAGGGGGCTCTCGTGCGCATCGCGCTGA
- a CDS encoding DUF1015 family protein — protein MARVHPFPALLPSLARSLEPSGFVPRGNAAPQPSHVRPLLEAANPSAELRRQRDSGALLRDPRPSLYVVEVHSPAGKLGGPPVRYLLCALRPDGGVPLEDDPYRPRAWEAEPAVTLTADDHGVFRGLLAEASERAVLVWEGDYDGRMLALRRIEPSPVSKRIQAVLDEAPMRPLTALADAGPTLAAVVPLSDPGLELLPVHRALKGVETFREETFLTLVTAYARVYELDEPLDTPRGLVAARERLATLISGHHAVLLVLPGGRGRILRFRQGLDLAHLKGAPRNPTLRSLDLALLNALVLRTVLGIQEPESPGHPQVFPVEGLQPLVTGVEAGTFQVGFALNPPPVWEVRAVMEAQATLPPRTLRVEPMPPAGLLYLDTDA, from the coding sequence ATGGCGCGCGTCCATCCCTTCCCGGCCCTGCTGCCCTCGTTGGCTCGTTCCCTCGAGCCCAGCGGTTTTGTGCCGCGTGGAAACGCGGCGCCCCAGCCGTCGCATGTGCGGCCATTGCTGGAGGCGGCGAACCCCTCCGCGGAGCTTCGCCGCCAGCGTGACTCAGGCGCGCTGCTGAGAGACCCTCGGCCCTCGCTGTACGTGGTGGAGGTCCACAGCCCCGCGGGCAAGCTGGGCGGCCCGCCGGTGCGCTACCTCCTCTGCGCGCTGCGGCCCGACGGGGGCGTTCCCCTGGAGGATGACCCGTATCGCCCTCGGGCCTGGGAGGCCGAGCCCGCCGTCACGCTCACCGCGGATGACCACGGTGTCTTCCGAGGGCTGCTGGCGGAGGCGAGCGAGCGAGCGGTCCTCGTCTGGGAAGGGGACTACGACGGACGCATGCTCGCGCTTCGTCGCATCGAGCCGTCCCCCGTCTCCAAGCGCATCCAGGCGGTGTTGGACGAGGCGCCCATGCGTCCGCTCACCGCGCTCGCGGACGCGGGGCCGACGCTGGCCGCGGTGGTTCCGCTGTCGGACCCGGGCCTGGAGTTGTTGCCCGTGCACCGGGCGCTCAAGGGGGTGGAGACCTTCCGGGAGGAGACGTTCCTCACGCTGGTGACGGCGTACGCGCGGGTCTACGAACTGGACGAGCCCCTCGACACACCGCGAGGACTGGTGGCCGCGCGAGAGCGGCTGGCGACGTTGATCAGCGGCCACCACGCGGTGCTGCTCGTGTTGCCCGGTGGCCGTGGACGCATCCTGCGATTCCGGCAGGGCCTGGACCTGGCGCACTTGAAGGGGGCGCCTCGCAATCCGACGTTGCGGAGCCTGGACCTGGCGCTGCTCAATGCCCTGGTGTTGCGGACGGTGCTCGGCATCCAGGAGCCCGAGTCACCCGGGCATCCGCAGGTGTTCCCTGTCGAGGGATTGCAGCCGCTGGTGACAGGCGTGGAGGCGGGGACGTTCCAGGTGGGCTTCGCCCTCAATCCTCCGCCCGTCTGGGAAGTGCGCGCCGTGATGGAGGCACAGGCCACATTGCCGCCGAGAACGCTGCGAGTGGAGCCGATGCCGCCCGCGGGCCTGTTGTATCTGGACACGGATGCGTGA
- a CDS encoding ABC transporter permease subunit, whose translation MKPVLGIAGYVLREAASRKFILAFLAGITLALAVVAMSLRLEVIDGALAASRLFGEDIKTNIQSIDMALRPVYQAAAFIVFYGGILFGIVACSDFAPGLMSPGRIEHLLALPIQRWHLLAGTFLGVMTLALGGTLYGTTGLVLIFGVKAGYWTVGPLVAGLLACVGFAAVYAVMLTTATLVRSAALCAAAGFLCLVGGIIAGHRNTISNFFESGVSRAAFRGVTLVLPRLSTLAEAAGDMAASTPLEVRSLGTLLAGVFVFGLGVLTVGFWRFEGKDY comes from the coding sequence ATGAAGCCGGTGTTGGGTATCGCGGGGTACGTGCTGAGAGAGGCCGCGTCCCGCAAGTTCATCCTGGCGTTCCTGGCGGGAATCACCCTGGCGCTGGCGGTGGTCGCGATGAGCCTGCGCCTGGAGGTCATCGACGGAGCGCTGGCGGCCTCGCGGTTGTTCGGCGAGGACATCAAGACGAACATCCAATCCATCGACATGGCGCTGAGGCCCGTGTACCAGGCGGCGGCGTTCATCGTGTTCTATGGAGGCATCCTGTTCGGCATCGTCGCGTGCTCGGACTTCGCGCCGGGGCTGATGTCACCGGGGCGAATCGAACACCTGCTCGCGTTGCCCATCCAGCGCTGGCACCTGCTGGCGGGGACGTTCCTGGGAGTGATGACACTCGCGCTCGGCGGCACGCTCTATGGCACCACGGGGCTGGTGCTCATCTTCGGCGTCAAGGCGGGGTACTGGACGGTGGGCCCGCTGGTGGCGGGGCTGCTGGCGTGTGTGGGCTTCGCGGCGGTCTACGCGGTGATGTTGACCACCGCCACGCTGGTGCGCAGCGCGGCGCTGTGCGCGGCGGCCGGGTTCCTGTGCCTGGTGGGCGGAATCATCGCCGGGCACCGGAACACCATCTCCAACTTCTTCGAGTCGGGTGTGAGCCGGGCCGCCTTCCGTGGGGTGACGCTGGTGCTGCCCCGTCTGTCCACGCTGGCGGAGGCGGCGGGAGACATGGCCGCGTCCACGCCCCTGGAGGTCCGCTCGCTGGGGACGCTGCTGGCGGGGGTGTTCGTGTTCGGCCTGGGAGTGCTCACGGTGGGGTTCTGGCGGTTCGAAGGGAAGGATTACTGA
- a CDS encoding fused MFS/spermidine synthase: MTSRVSRVAPLLFGSGLCALVYQTVWLREFRLIFGASTAASAAVLAIFMAGLGLGGVLLGARADRNPRPLNFYANLELLIAASAAVSPFLVELARAGYIGVGGTTSLGLVLGTVVRLLLSALVLAVPTVLMGGTLPAAARSVQLDDDPHRRHLAILYGVNTLGAVTGAALSTFLLLEVYGNRTTLWLACLLNAAVAIAARSVSRSMESAPMAPPGTQATPAPAVTAPPAPATAIAASDSRTSPHFARVAALVVGFAFLLMELVWYRMLGPILGGTTFTFGLILAMALLGIGLGGAAYSIAFRHRAATLSGFALTCAAEALFIALPFALGDQLAVAASLLRPLGALGFGGMMLSWALVSAVVILPAAFISGIQFPLLLALVGKGRQDVGTQVGQVYAWNTVGSIVGSLAGGFGVIPLMTAPVTWQLVAGILAVLGLVSAGLSLRVERIRSALLVPVSVAVLALVFLSARGPSAAWRHGSIGAGRSNMNQASINHISAWLREKSRDIVWEKDGVESSVALSSANGLAFIVNGKVDGNAIGDAPTQVMSGLLSALLHPDPRTSLIIGLGTGSTAGWLGAVPRMERVDVVEIEPAILEVARRCHAVNADVMDNPKVHTFIADAREVLLTSRRNYDVIFSEPSNPYRAGISSLFTRDFYRAVKQRLAEGGVFVQWLQAYEVDALTVQSAYATLASEFEFVETWQVHHGDLLLVATRQPRVLDIASLRARITEEPYRSALRFTWRTDEVEGVLARFVATPAFTAKVAEMSEEFINTDDVSFMEFAFARSLGRQAGFSLDTLWNESHAAGTSRPAIQGTVDWERVAQHRAWNHVPLARRSDTIQPATQARLTFIDAYAKSQLPQALALWRKTPWEPRGPREQVAIASVLANAGDADVLRFLEPLRPTLPVEMDLLEGLYRLRKGQLELATMLFERGLVAMRKTPWTALEVPRGVIPEFVGIARADKALGKRLFDALALPFAADAFTVARQETRVDIALAVDWLGLCVAALEPIEPHTAWDSAQLHARYQCYTQHGHPSAKQAERELEKLLAQAPPVFLHGSPHGEANPSPGNTPGASPLPGSRGDPPPVVATEPMP, from the coding sequence ATGACTTCGCGAGTGTCGAGGGTCGCCCCGTTGTTGTTCGGCTCGGGGTTGTGCGCCCTCGTCTATCAGACGGTTTGGCTTCGAGAGTTCCGGCTCATCTTCGGCGCAAGCACCGCGGCATCCGCGGCCGTGCTGGCCATTTTCATGGCGGGGCTCGGGTTGGGTGGAGTCCTCCTGGGGGCTCGCGCGGACCGGAATCCCCGCCCGCTGAACTTCTACGCCAACCTGGAGCTGCTCATCGCCGCCAGCGCGGCCGTGAGCCCCTTCCTCGTCGAGCTGGCGCGCGCCGGGTACATCGGCGTGGGTGGCACGACCAGCCTGGGGCTCGTGTTGGGCACGGTGGTCAGACTGCTGCTCTCCGCGCTCGTGCTCGCCGTCCCGACCGTGCTGATGGGAGGCACCCTTCCCGCCGCCGCGCGGTCCGTGCAACTGGACGACGACCCGCACCGCCGTCACCTCGCCATCCTCTACGGCGTGAACACACTGGGAGCCGTCACGGGCGCGGCGCTCTCCACCTTCCTCTTGTTGGAGGTGTACGGCAATCGCACCACGCTGTGGCTCGCGTGCCTCCTCAACGCCGCCGTGGCCATCGCCGCGCGGAGCGTGAGCCGGTCGATGGAGAGTGCCCCCATGGCACCGCCGGGAACGCAGGCAACACCCGCTCCCGCCGTCACCGCGCCGCCTGCTCCGGCAACAGCCATCGCGGCCTCTGACTCACGCACGTCTCCACACTTCGCGCGGGTGGCCGCGCTGGTGGTCGGCTTCGCGTTCCTGCTGATGGAGCTGGTCTGGTACCGGATGCTCGGGCCCATCCTCGGAGGGACGACCTTCACCTTCGGGCTCATCCTCGCGATGGCCCTGCTTGGCATTGGCCTGGGTGGAGCGGCCTACTCCATCGCCTTCCGCCACCGTGCGGCCACGCTGTCTGGCTTCGCCCTCACCTGCGCGGCGGAGGCCCTCTTCATCGCCCTGCCCTTCGCGCTCGGCGACCAACTCGCCGTCGCCGCCTCCCTGCTCCGTCCACTGGGAGCGCTGGGCTTCGGGGGGATGATGCTGAGCTGGGCCCTGGTCTCCGCCGTCGTCATCCTGCCCGCGGCGTTCATCTCCGGCATCCAGTTCCCATTGCTCCTGGCGCTCGTCGGCAAGGGCCGCCAGGACGTGGGCACGCAGGTGGGCCAGGTGTACGCATGGAACACCGTGGGCTCCATCGTGGGCTCACTCGCGGGGGGCTTCGGTGTGATTCCCCTCATGACGGCGCCCGTGACGTGGCAGCTCGTCGCGGGAATCCTCGCCGTGCTGGGACTGGTGTCGGCGGGACTGTCCCTGCGTGTGGAGCGAATCCGAAGCGCGCTGCTCGTCCCCGTGTCCGTCGCGGTGCTCGCGCTGGTGTTCTTGTCCGCGCGGGGACCGTCGGCGGCGTGGCGGCATGGAAGCATTGGCGCGGGCCGCTCCAACATGAATCAAGCGAGCATCAATCACATCAGCGCCTGGTTGCGTGAGAAGTCGCGGGACATCGTCTGGGAGAAGGACGGCGTCGAGAGCAGCGTCGCGCTCAGCTCGGCCAATGGACTGGCCTTCATCGTCAATGGAAAGGTGGACGGCAACGCCATCGGCGATGCGCCCACTCAGGTGATGAGTGGATTGCTCAGCGCGCTGCTGCATCCAGACCCGAGGACTTCACTCATCATCGGGCTGGGCACGGGCAGCACCGCGGGGTGGCTCGGCGCGGTTCCTCGGATGGAGCGGGTGGACGTGGTGGAGATTGAACCCGCCATCCTCGAGGTCGCCCGCCGGTGCCACGCGGTCAACGCCGACGTGATGGACAACCCGAAGGTCCATACCTTCATCGCGGATGCGCGCGAAGTGCTGCTGACCAGCCGGCGGAACTACGACGTCATCTTCTCGGAGCCCTCCAATCCATACCGCGCGGGCATCTCCAGCCTCTTCACCCGCGACTTCTATCGAGCCGTGAAACAGCGCCTCGCCGAGGGGGGTGTCTTCGTGCAGTGGCTCCAGGCCTATGAAGTGGACGCCCTCACCGTCCAAAGCGCCTACGCGACACTGGCCTCGGAGTTCGAGTTCGTGGAGACCTGGCAGGTCCACCACGGTGACTTGTTGTTGGTGGCGACCCGTCAGCCCCGCGTCCTCGACATCGCGAGCTTGCGAGCACGCATCACCGAGGAGCCCTACCGCTCCGCCCTGCGCTTCACGTGGCGCACGGATGAGGTTGAAGGGGTGCTCGCACGCTTCGTGGCCACACCGGCCTTCACCGCCAAGGTCGCGGAGATGAGCGAGGAGTTCATCAACACCGACGACGTGTCCTTCATGGAGTTCGCCTTCGCGCGGAGCCTGGGACGGCAGGCGGGATTCTCCCTGGACACGCTCTGGAATGAATCCCACGCCGCGGGCACCAGCCGCCCCGCGATTCAAGGCACGGTGGACTGGGAACGGGTCGCGCAACATCGCGCCTGGAATCACGTCCCGCTCGCACGGAGGAGCGACACCATCCAGCCCGCGACGCAGGCCCGCCTCACGTTCATCGACGCGTACGCCAAGAGCCAGCTCCCCCAGGCCCTTGCCCTCTGGCGCAAGACGCCCTGGGAGCCTCGGGGTCCTCGGGAGCAGGTGGCCATCGCGAGTGTGCTCGCGAACGCGGGTGACGCCGACGTCTTGCGCTTCCTGGAGCCGTTGCGACCGACGCTGCCCGTGGAGATGGACCTGCTGGAGGGGCTCTACCGGCTGCGGAAAGGCCAGCTGGAGCTCGCCACGATGCTCTTCGAGCGGGGCCTCGTCGCGATGCGGAAGACCCCCTGGACCGCGTTGGAGGTCCCTCGCGGCGTCATCCCAGAGTTCGTCGGCATCGCACGCGCCGACAAGGCCCTGGGCAAGAGGCTCTTCGATGCGCTCGCCCTGCCCTTCGCCGCGGATGCCTTCACCGTCGCGCGACAAGAGACCCGGGTGGACATCGCGCTCGCCGTCGACTGGCTGGGCCTGTGTGTCGCGGCGCTCGAGCCCATCGAACCCCATACCGCGTGGGACAGCGCTCAGTTGCATGCGCGCTACCAGTGCTACACACAGCACGGACACCCGTCGGCGAAGCAGGCGGAACGCGAGCTGGAGAAGCTCCTCGCGCAGGCGCCTCCCGTGTTCCTGCATGGCTCACCGCACGGCGAGGCGAATCCCTCGCCTGGAAACACACCGGGTGCCAGCCCCCTGCCCGGTTCGAGAGGGGACCCGCCGCCCGTCGTGGCCACCGAGCCCATGCCCTGA
- the hemB gene encoding porphobilinogen synthase encodes MAHPVHRPRRLRRSPVLREMVRETRLDPGDFIYPLFVVEGRDVRRPIASMPGIFNLSLEHAVAEARLAWSLGVPSVILFGIPDHKDARGTQAYARDGIVQRAIREIKAAEPDLQVIADVCLCEYTDHGHCGVLEEGHVVNDATLPLLAQMSITCAQAGADIIAPSDMMDGRVGAIRRALDEVRLTDIPILSYAAKYASGYYGPFREAAQSTPKSGDRRGYQMDPGNVREALKEVALDVEEGADMLMVKPALAYLDVIRAVRERFDLPLAAYNVSGEYAMLKAAGQNGWIDYERVMLETLTGIKRAGADLIITYHALEAAKLL; translated from the coding sequence ATGGCCCATCCCGTCCACCGCCCCCGCCGCCTGCGCCGTTCTCCCGTCCTGCGAGAGATGGTGCGCGAAACGCGGCTCGACCCGGGGGACTTCATCTACCCCCTCTTCGTCGTGGAAGGCCGGGACGTGCGCCGTCCCATCGCCTCCATGCCGGGCATCTTCAACCTGTCGCTCGAGCACGCGGTCGCGGAGGCCCGCCTGGCCTGGTCCCTGGGCGTGCCGTCCGTCATCCTCTTCGGGATTCCCGACCACAAGGATGCCCGGGGCACGCAGGCCTACGCGCGCGACGGAATCGTCCAGCGCGCCATCCGCGAGATCAAGGCCGCCGAGCCGGACCTCCAGGTCATCGCCGACGTGTGTCTGTGCGAGTACACGGACCACGGCCACTGCGGCGTGCTGGAGGAGGGCCACGTCGTCAATGACGCCACGCTGCCCCTGCTCGCGCAGATGTCCATCACGTGCGCGCAGGCGGGCGCGGACATCATCGCCCCCTCGGACATGATGGACGGCCGGGTGGGCGCCATCCGCCGCGCGCTCGACGAGGTGCGCCTGACGGACATCCCCATCCTCTCCTACGCCGCCAAGTACGCCTCCGGCTACTACGGGCCTTTCCGCGAGGCCGCCCAGAGCACCCCCAAGTCCGGCGACCGCCGCGGCTACCAGATGGACCCGGGCAACGTGCGCGAGGCGCTCAAGGAAGTGGCGCTGGACGTGGAGGAGGGCGCCGACATGCTCATGGTCAAGCCCGCGCTGGCCTACCTGGACGTCATCCGCGCGGTGCGCGAGCGCTTCGACCTTCCCCTGGCCGCCTACAACGTCTCCGGCGAGTACGCCATGCTCAAGGCCGCCGGACAGAATGGTTGGATTGACTACGAACGGGTGATGCTGGAGACGCTCACCGGCATCAAGCGGGCGGGGGCCGACCTCATCATCACCTACCACGCGCTGGAAGCCGCGAAGCTCCTGTAG
- a CDS encoding D-alanine--D-alanine ligase family protein produces the protein MRIALTHNLRLSDSEEEAEFDTQETVNALAAAIERLGHRLERFEVSGPASRTVARLEAYSPDLIFNTAEGRRGRFREAFYPALFDELGFPYTGSDPYALAVTLDKQLTKLVLSKQGIRTPGWQYVEKLSELTAENLRFPVIVKPNFEGSSKGITQDSIAETLDEVRLKVASALEKYPSGVLVEEFIPGRDLTVPFLAAVDNDYDGVLTPVEYVVDPAVTAGRRYAIYDYELKTKKENAVSVLAPARIPARTAEDVRKMAQKIYKALDCRDLGRIDFRLSDAGVPYFLEINALPSLEPGAGIYASAELDGLHLDGVLNSIIQSAARRYKIKDSARRQGKPARKTGPLRVGFTYNVKRVKPSAHGESVEDSEAEYDSPNTLQAIREAIASWGHEVIDLEATAELPTVLSSTPLDIVFNIAEGFKGRNRESQVPAMLELLDIPYTGSDPATLSIALDKALAKKIVRQAGILTPNFQLMATGKERLNKEFTSFPLIVKPVAEGSSKGVVTKSVCHSEAELREVVREIASKYQQPALIEEYIGGREFTVGLLGERRPRVLPPMEIVFLDKAEKNPVYSFQHKLDWTDRIRYDAPAKLEPALLEKLRTAARSSFMALGCRDVARIDFRMDDKGRIYFIECNPLPGLTPGWSDLVLIAQGAGMDYRALIGEIMAPAIRRYKERVARRAATEHASTVLHKVASMEEPGGLTAPAPSPSASPGESPHGNGNVSTSAGASSSEAAPRIEAKA, from the coding sequence GTGCGCATCGCGCTGACCCACAATCTCAGGTTGTCTGATTCGGAAGAGGAAGCGGAGTTCGACACCCAGGAGACCGTCAACGCGCTGGCCGCGGCCATCGAGCGGCTGGGGCACCGGCTGGAGCGCTTCGAAGTCAGCGGCCCCGCGTCGCGCACGGTGGCGCGGCTGGAGGCCTACAGCCCGGACCTCATCTTCAACACGGCCGAGGGCCGCCGGGGCCGCTTCCGCGAGGCGTTCTATCCCGCGCTCTTCGACGAGCTGGGCTTCCCGTACACCGGCTCGGACCCGTACGCGTTGGCGGTGACGTTGGACAAGCAGCTCACCAAGCTGGTGCTGTCCAAGCAGGGCATCCGCACGCCGGGCTGGCAGTACGTGGAGAAGCTCAGCGAGCTGACCGCGGAGAACCTGCGCTTCCCCGTCATCGTGAAGCCCAACTTCGAGGGCTCCTCCAAGGGCATCACCCAGGACTCCATCGCGGAGACGCTGGACGAGGTGCGCCTCAAGGTGGCGTCCGCGCTGGAGAAGTACCCCTCGGGGGTGCTGGTCGAGGAGTTCATCCCCGGGCGTGACCTGACGGTGCCGTTCCTGGCGGCCGTGGACAACGACTACGACGGCGTGCTCACGCCGGTGGAGTACGTGGTGGACCCGGCCGTCACCGCGGGCCGCCGCTACGCCATCTACGACTACGAGCTGAAGACGAAGAAGGAGAACGCCGTCTCGGTGCTCGCGCCCGCCCGGATTCCCGCCCGCACGGCGGAGGACGTCCGGAAGATGGCGCAGAAGATCTACAAGGCGCTCGACTGCAGGGACTTGGGCCGCATCGACTTCCGGCTCAGCGACGCGGGCGTGCCGTACTTCCTGGAGATCAACGCACTGCCCAGCCTGGAGCCGGGCGCGGGCATCTACGCGTCGGCGGAGCTGGATGGGCTGCACCTGGACGGGGTCCTCAACTCCATCATCCAGAGCGCGGCCCGGCGCTACAAAATCAAGGACTCCGCCCGGCGCCAGGGCAAGCCCGCGCGCAAGACGGGGCCCCTGCGGGTGGGCTTCACGTACAACGTGAAGCGCGTGAAGCCCAGCGCCCATGGGGAGTCGGTGGAGGACAGCGAGGCGGAGTACGACTCGCCCAACACGCTCCAGGCCATCCGCGAGGCGATTGCCTCCTGGGGCCACGAGGTCATCGACCTGGAGGCCACCGCGGAGCTGCCCACGGTGTTGTCCAGCACGCCGCTGGACATCGTCTTCAACATCGCCGAGGGCTTCAAGGGCCGCAACCGCGAGAGCCAGGTGCCGGCGATGCTGGAGCTCCTGGACATCCCCTACACGGGGAGCGACCCGGCCACGCTCTCGATCGCCTTGGACAAGGCGCTGGCGAAGAAGATTGTCCGCCAGGCGGGAATCCTCACGCCCAACTTCCAGCTCATGGCCACGGGCAAGGAGCGGCTCAACAAGGAGTTCACCTCCTTCCCGCTCATCGTGAAGCCGGTGGCGGAGGGCAGCTCGAAGGGGGTCGTCACCAAGAGCGTCTGCCACAGCGAGGCGGAGCTGCGTGAGGTGGTGCGCGAAATCGCGAGCAAGTACCAGCAGCCCGCGCTCATCGAGGAGTACATCGGCGGGCGTGAGTTCACCGTGGGCCTGCTGGGCGAGCGCCGTCCGCGAGTGCTGCCGCCCATGGAGATTGTGTTCCTGGACAAGGCGGAGAAGAACCCCGTCTACAGCTTCCAGCACAAGCTCGATTGGACGGACCGCATCCGCTACGACGCGCCCGCCAAGTTGGAGCCCGCGCTGCTGGAGAAGCTGCGCACGGCCGCGCGCAGCTCGTTCATGGCGTTGGGGTGCCGCGACGTCGCGCGCATCGACTTCCGCATGGATGACAAGGGGCGCATCTACTTCATCGAGTGCAACCCTCTGCCGGGCCTCACGCCGGGCTGGAGCGACCTGGTGCTCATCGCCCAGGGCGCGGGCATGGACTACCGCGCGCTCATCGGCGAAATCATGGCCCCCGCCATCCGCCGCTACAAGGAGCGCGTCGCACGTCGCGCCGCCACCGAGCACGCCTCCACCGTGCTGCACAAGGTGGCCTCGATGGAGGAGCCGGGTGGGCTGACCGCGCCCGCTCCGTCGCCCAGCGCATCGCCCGGCGAGAGCCCCCACGGCAACGGCAATGTCAGCACCAGCGCGGGGGCTTCCTCCTCCGAGGCCGCTCCGCGCATCGAGGCCAAGGCCTGA
- a CDS encoding ABC transporter ATP-binding protein produces MRKTYRRAFRKTGSIALRGMDLVVPRGSAFGLIGPNGAGKTTFIKSILGIVQPTEGTVRVLGGSPEDPRIRARIGYLPERLHLPGAWTPTAFLAMVGRLKGLPPDASGDLRLLERVGLSDAVTRKIGGYSKGMRQRLGLAAALIGKPELLVLDEPTDGIDPMGRMEVRRILQEEVQRGTTLFLNSHLLAETERVCDRVAILAQGRVVREGRLDELVRGESRWSARFAPGTNPEVLTGAGFVPARADGLYHVEAPDPAVLNAALDRARAAGALLVELRRDGMDLESVLLGTVGAEPARSEVAA; encoded by the coding sequence TTGCGGAAGACGTATCGCCGCGCCTTCAGGAAGACCGGCAGCATCGCCCTGCGGGGCATGGACCTGGTGGTTCCCCGAGGCAGCGCCTTTGGTCTCATCGGGCCCAACGGCGCCGGCAAGACGACCTTCATCAAGAGCATCCTGGGCATCGTCCAACCCACCGAGGGCACGGTGCGCGTGCTGGGAGGCTCCCCCGAGGACCCCCGCATCCGCGCGCGCATCGGCTATCTCCCGGAGCGGCTGCACCTGCCCGGCGCGTGGACGCCCACCGCGTTCCTCGCGATGGTGGGCCGGCTCAAGGGCCTGCCTCCCGACGCCTCGGGGGACCTGCGCCTGTTGGAGCGCGTGGGGCTCTCCGACGCGGTGACGCGCAAGATTGGCGGCTACTCCAAGGGGATGCGGCAGCGACTGGGGCTCGCCGCGGCGCTCATCGGCAAGCCGGAGCTGCTGGTGCTGGATGAGCCCACGGACGGCATCGACCCGATGGGCCGCATGGAGGTGCGCCGCATCCTCCAGGAAGAGGTCCAGCGGGGCACCACCCTCTTCCTCAACTCGCACCTGCTGGCGGAGACCGAGCGCGTCTGCGACCGGGTCGCCATCCTCGCGCAGGGGCGCGTGGTGCGGGAGGGCCGGCTGGATGAGCTGGTGCGGGGGGAGTCGCGGTGGAGCGCGCGCTTCGCGCCAGGGACCAACCCGGAGGTGCTGACGGGGGCGGGCTTCGTGCCGGCCCGGGCGGATGGCCTGTACCACGTGGAGGCCCCTGACCCGGCGGTGCTCAACGCGGCGCTGGACCGGGCGCGGGCCGCGGGGGCGTTGCTCGTGGAGCTGCGGCGGGACGGAATGGATCTGGAATCGGTGTTGCTGGGAACCGTGGGCGCCGAGCCGGCGCGGTCAGAGGTGGCGGCATGA